In Pieris rapae chromosome 6, ilPieRapa1.1, whole genome shotgun sequence, the sequence CATAAtacttaaaagatatttttacattgCAGATTATCAGAAAATAAGGAATTGCTTCGACAACAGCTGTTATCATCCAGCAAAGATCGTAACAGCGAAAAAGTGGAGCCAAAAGTTAAACAAATTCGGAACAGACAGAAGAATAGGTGGAAGCTCAAATTTCACCACCAAGCATTGCCACAGGAATATCTTGATCATTACGAGCAGAGCCTCAAGGCTTCAGCAAAGAAAAAACCACAAGAAAAAGTCAAAGAGCAAGGCGACGTTAATATTACCAATGAAGCATTTAAATTGTGGGCTCAGCGTCTAGCTGGCGTTCAAAACGATGCAAATCGGAGTGTTTCTCAAGCGGCTGTCAACATGGCTGCCAAGACCAAAGAAGACAAGAAGAAAAAAGCCGCGGTGGCTCCGAGTAAAATTATGACGTACGACGACCTGCCTTACATGGGCGAGATGACACTTAATAACTCCAAGCCCAGACGCGGCCGAAAACCAAAAAAAGCTGACATCTGCCATCTAATATACGAAAACTATGGAACAGTAGTACCCGGCCAGCCTACACCCGGCGATAAATTAGGCTCTACGACCTGCCAACCGTTCAGAAATACGGCCGCTCCCACTAAAACAAATCTTCagaataaaatcattacaagTTTATTAGAAAGAAAGCTTTCACaggaaaacaaaagaagactAGAGAATCCCACGCCTCCCAAATTTTGTAGTCCAGACGAGCCAATGCCGGAGGCACCACTTACTACCGCAGGACCCTTGCACAGCGATGATGAACCTCTGAATCTATGTATTAGAGATCTAAGAGACTTAAAAATACAGATTCAAAAGAAATTTGGAAACATATACACATCAACGCCAGAAATCAAAACTGAAATTGAGGAAGACTTAGAGAGCATCAAGAGTGAACAACCAAACGCAATATCAGTTATACAGAGAAACACCAACCTCCCTCACACAGCCAGCAGCTCACCTGACCTTTCACACCAGACGAGGAATGTCTCTCCCACCCTATCTGAACCGGCTCAGTCCACTACCAATACAGATGATGAAAAGTTTCCTGGATACGTGTATTGGCCCAACGCTGGAATATATATGCATCCATTGGCATTACAAACACAACTTTTGTATTACCAGAAGCTAGCGGCTGCCGGCCAGTTGCCACCAACTCAGGACGGAGATAAACTAACACAAACCAGTGCTAACAGTCCCACAGAAAAGTCACtcgatgaaaataaaaataaactagtaTTGAAGCAAATTTCCGAACTTCTAGAACCTAAAATGATTCCACAATCGGAAGATAAAAGCCCAGAGCCAACCAAAAAAAGAGTTTCACCGAATCCTAATCAAGGCCCTGTTAAAAGGAAGCGATCAGCAATTTTCATTCCACCTATGCCTGCTCGGAACAACTCGTCCACGCCTACTGCTGAAGTTAGTAtttgcaaatttaaatttactggaGGCTCAAAACCGTCActacaagaaaagaaaatgctCTCTGTAGATTCTGGTGGTAACTTTAGGTACTACAGTGGAACTGGTACAAAAGGAACAAAGGGCTACGACT encodes:
- the LOC110995722 gene encoding uncharacterized protein LOC110995722 isoform X2 — translated: MSLDMLPEGGEIMRRVACGEGCPAPAPLPPTNRLSENKELLRQQLLSSSKDRNSEKVEPKVKQIRNRQKNRWKLKFHHQALPQEYLDHYEQSLKASAKKKPQEKVKEQGDVNITNEAFKLWAQRLAGVQNDANRSVSQAAVNMAAKTKEDKKKKAAVAPSKIMTYDDLPYMGEMTLNNSKPRRGRKPKKADICHLIYENYGTVVPGQPTPGDKLGSTTCQPFRNTAAPTKTNLQNKIITSLLERKLSQENKRRLENPTPPKFCSPDEPMPEAPLTTAGPLHSDDEPLNLCIRDLRDLKIQIQKKFGNIYTSTPEIKTEIEEDLESIKSEQPNAISVIQRNTNLPHTASSSPDLSHQTRNVSPTLSEPAQSTTNTDDEKFPGYVYWPNAGIYMHPLALQTQLLYYQKLAAAGQLPPTQDGDKLTQTSANSPTEKSLDENKNKLVLKQISELLEPKMIPQSEDKSPEPTKKRVSPNPNQGPVKRKRSAIFIPPMPARNNSSTPTAEVSICKFKFTGGSKPSLQEKKMLSVDSGGNFRYYSGTGTKGTKGYDYIQKNNEERIHSIAPAPSISPPQKSLVLKDELSKKKRKSRKTLQREKLEQTFKEKGFLIQTQQLQSAEGATYCKFRQLRKFTRYLFRSWKDYLPGELEEKTAQENSEGQASTANEAGEWG
- the LOC110995722 gene encoding uncharacterized protein LOC110995722 isoform X3, whose product is MRRVACGEGCPAPAPLPPTNRLSENKELLRQQLLSSSKDRNSEKVEPKVKQIRNRQKNRWKLKFHHQALPQEYLDHYEQSLKASAKKKPQEKVKEQGDVNITNEAFKLWAQRLAGVQNDANRSVSQAAVNMAAKTKEDKKKKAAVAPSKIMTYDDLPYMGEMTLNNSKPRRGRKPKKADICHLIYENYGTVVPGQPTPGDKLGSTTCQPFRNTAAPTKTNLQNKIITSLLERKLSQENKRRLENPTPPKFCSPDEPMPEAPLTTAGPLHSDDEPLNLCIRDLRDLKIQIQKKFGNIYTSTPEIKTEIEEDLESIKSEQPNAISVIQRNTNLPHTASSSPDLSHQTRNVSPTLSEPAQSTTNTDDEKFPGYVYWPNAGIYMHPLALQTQLLYYQKLAAAGQLPPTQDGDKLTQTSANSPTEKSLDENKNKLVLKQISELLEPKMIPQSEDKSPEPTKKRVSPNPNQGPVKRKRSAIFIPPMPARNNSSTPTAEVSICKFKFTGGSKPSLQEKKMLSVDSGGNFRYYSGTGTKGTKGYDYIQKNNEERIHSIAPAPSISPPQKSLVLKDELSKKKRKSRKTLQREKLEQTFKEKGFLIQTQQLQSAEGATYCKFRQLRKFTRYLFRSWKDYLPGELEEKTAQENSEGQASTANEAGEWG
- the LOC110995722 gene encoding uncharacterized protein LOC110995722 isoform X1, which produces MCPIKVRITEFAIKEIMRRVACGEGCPAPAPLPPTNRLSENKELLRQQLLSSSKDRNSEKVEPKVKQIRNRQKNRWKLKFHHQALPQEYLDHYEQSLKASAKKKPQEKVKEQGDVNITNEAFKLWAQRLAGVQNDANRSVSQAAVNMAAKTKEDKKKKAAVAPSKIMTYDDLPYMGEMTLNNSKPRRGRKPKKADICHLIYENYGTVVPGQPTPGDKLGSTTCQPFRNTAAPTKTNLQNKIITSLLERKLSQENKRRLENPTPPKFCSPDEPMPEAPLTTAGPLHSDDEPLNLCIRDLRDLKIQIQKKFGNIYTSTPEIKTEIEEDLESIKSEQPNAISVIQRNTNLPHTASSSPDLSHQTRNVSPTLSEPAQSTTNTDDEKFPGYVYWPNAGIYMHPLALQTQLLYYQKLAAAGQLPPTQDGDKLTQTSANSPTEKSLDENKNKLVLKQISELLEPKMIPQSEDKSPEPTKKRVSPNPNQGPVKRKRSAIFIPPMPARNNSSTPTAEVSICKFKFTGGSKPSLQEKKMLSVDSGGNFRYYSGTGTKGTKGYDYIQKNNEERIHSIAPAPSISPPQKSLVLKDELSKKKRKSRKTLQREKLEQTFKEKGFLIQTQQLQSAEGATYCKFRQLRKFTRYLFRSWKDYLPGELEEKTAQENSEGQASTANEAGEWG